TTGGTACGGCATGCGATCACCACGCACGTTGCCCGCCGGAGCGTTCTACGCCGCGGAGCGACGCGTCGCCGCCTTCAGCCTTTGGCCCAGTGCGACAGAGGCCGAGGCCTACTTCGCCGCCAAGGCCGAGCTGCACCGCCGCTTCACGCCGCAGCATCGCGTCGGCGACGTCTTTCGGCTCGTGGGGCATGACCTGACCGTGCGCGAGCCGATCGAGGCCTTCCTCAAGGCGGCCCGCGAGCGCTTCGCGCGCAACTCCCTCCGCCCCGACGACCCGGTGATCGCGCAGACCATCGCCGCCCTGGCCCGTGAGCGCTTCGGCGCGCACGGCCTGCTGCCGCTCGGCCCGTCCCAGGGCTCGCGACGGGCGCCGTGAAGCAAGGGGCTGCCACGCTGATCCGGCGACACGCGCCCGGTCCGACGCTGGCAGACAGTGTAAGGTAGCCCGATGGCGTCGCTGGATGGGCTGAGCTTCGGGCGCTACCGCGTGCGCTCCCGGCAGGGTCAGGGGGGCATGGGCGAGGTCTATCTCGGCAGCGCCATCGGTCCCGACGGCGTCGAGAAAGCGGTCGCGATCAAGACCATTCGCGCGCTGCATCGGCAGCGCCCCGAGCTGGTCGCGATGTTTCTCGAGGAGGCGAAGGTCTCCTTCCTCCTGACCCACCCCAACATCGTCCAAACCTACGAGCTCGGCACGATCGACGAGCACCACTTCCTGGTGATGGAGTGGGTCGAGGGCCTCACCCTCGAGGCCTTGCTGGACTTCTTTCGCGACGTGCGGCGCCAGCCGCTACCGCCGGCCCTGGCGCTCTACCTCGCGATGCAGGTCGCGCGCGCCCTGGACTACGCGCATGCCTTCATCGACGCGCAGGGGCGTTCCTTGCAGATCGTTCACCGCGACATCAGCCCGAGCAACGTGCTCCTCTCCCGCGACGGACAGGTCAAGGTGACGGACTTCGGGTTGGTCAAGTCGGTGCTCAGCAGGATCGAGACCGAGGTCGGACAGATCAAGGGCAAGGCGGCCTACATGGCCCCTGAGCAGCTCGCCTCGCGCCCCTCGGACGCCCGCACCGATATCTTCGCGCTGGGGCTGATCCTCTACGAGATGCTGAGCGGCGAGCACCCCTTCGGCGAGCGCGGTACCGTCAACGTGCACGCGCGCCTGGCCGGCGTGGCGATTCGCCCGCTGGGGCAGCGCGCGCCCCAGCTCGCCCCCGCGGTGCTCGAGCTCGTCGAGGGCTGCTTGCACACCGATCCCGCCGCGCGCTTCGCCAGCGCCGGTGAGCTGGGGCGGCGGATTGACCGCTGCATGCGCGAGGGTGGCCTCCGCGTCTCGGAATATGAGCTCGCCGAGCTGGTCACGCAGGCAGCGGCCGCGGCGGCGGCCCGGCCCGCGGCGCCGCATCCCTTCGACCTGGCGCTCGGCGCGGAGCTGCAGCGCGTCGGCGGCGGCCTGGGCGGCGCGCCGGCGGCCTTTGCCAGCACGCGCCCGGGAACCGTGAGCGTCGGCGGCCCG
Above is a window of Pseudomonadota bacterium DNA encoding:
- a CDS encoding protein kinase, with protein sequence MASLDGLSFGRYRVRSRQGQGGMGEVYLGSAIGPDGVEKAVAIKTIRALHRQRPELVAMFLEEAKVSFLLTHPNIVQTYELGTIDEHHFLVMEWVEGLTLEALLDFFRDVRRQPLPPALALYLAMQVARALDYAHAFIDAQGRSLQIVHRDISPSNVLLSRDGQVKVTDFGLVKSVLSRIETEVGQIKGKAAYMAPEQLASRPSDARTDIFALGLILYEMLSGEHPFGERGTVNVHARLAGVAIRPLGQRAPQLAPAVLELVEGCLHTDPAARFASAGELGRRIDRCMREGGLRVSEYELAELVTQAAAAAAARPAAPHPFDLALGAELQRVGGGLGGAPAAFASTRPGTVSVGGPALKAAPTAISEHRPPTHRPRSRALITAAGLALLVGGAYLAAGFGASTTPAHEAPAALSPDPLRRASAPTTTPPARALAAGQRRGDAGAQLGLSAVDAAAAPTLHRSIRTRAQTPRVARLRGATTALSPPTASGSLSVNSEPWAIVFVDGVRLRSTPLLGHSLAVGPHIVRLENPARGLTATRSVLIHRDQETRLAVELAP